A window of Candidatus Omnitrophota bacterium contains these coding sequences:
- the tuf gene encoding elongation factor Tu (EF-Tu; promotes GTP-dependent binding of aminoacyl-tRNA to the A-site of ribosomes during protein biosynthesis; when the tRNA anticodon matches the mRNA codon, GTP hydrolysis results; the inactive EF-Tu-GDP leaves the ribosome and release of GDP is promoted by elongation factor Ts; many prokaryotes have two copies of the gene encoding EF-Tu) has product PGDNVQFEVELITPIAMETELRFAIREGGHTVGAGVVTEVIA; this is encoded by the coding sequence GCCCGGAGACAATGTCCAGTTTGAAGTAGAGCTCATAACGCCTATCGCCATGGAGACGGAACTCCGCTTCGCCATAAGAGAAGGCGGCCATACGGTAGGAGCCGGAGTCGTAACGGAAGTAATAGCATAG
- the rpsJ gene encoding 30S ribosomal protein S10, whose translation MPHEQQKIRIKLKAYDHRLLDLSTQDIVETARKTGASVSGPIPLPTRHEIFTVLRSPHVDKKSREQFMLKTHKRLIDIINPTAKTIDALRKLDLPAGVDVEIK comes from the coding sequence ATGCCACACGAACAGCAGAAGATAAGAATAAAATTAAAGGCTTACGACCACAGGCTTCTTGATCTCTCGACGCAGGACATAGTCGAAACGGCAAGGAAGACCGGGGCGAGTGTATCGGGTCCCATACCGCTGCCAACGCGGCATGAGATATTCACCGTTTTACGGTCTCCGCATGTTGATAAAAAGTCGAGGGAACAATTTATGCTAAAGACGCACAAGAGATTGATAGATATCATCAATCCTACGGCAAAGACTATTGATGCGTTGAGAAAGCTGGATTTGCCGGCCGGCGTCGATGTAGAGATTAAATAA
- the rplC gene encoding 50S ribosomal protein L3 has translation MANGILGKKIGQTQLYTEGGALVSVTVIEAGPCTILQVKEPAKDKYMAIKLGFENKREKNTNKPDMGNFKKVNSAPKRFVREIRVASLEGYNAGDEIKVDIFHKGGFVDIVGTSKGKGFQGGMKRWNWHGSWGGHGSMHHRRVGSIGASSFPSRVVKGHHMPGHMGNERVTIQNLEVIEVDTDKNLLVVKGTVPGHNNSFLTIRQSKKKTGTAKSGPAQAAAKAKKETKAKKGPAAPKAAPKK, from the coding sequence ATGGCTAACGGCATACTAGGTAAAAAGATAGGGCAAACCCAACTTTACACCGAAGGCGGTGCGCTTGTATCGGTAACGGTTATAGAGGCCGGGCCCTGTACTATTTTGCAGGTTAAAGAGCCGGCAAAAGATAAATACATGGCAATTAAGTTGGGCTTTGAGAATAAGCGCGAAAAGAATACAAATAAGCCCGACATGGGCAATTTTAAAAAGGTCAATTCTGCGCCCAAAAGATTTGTGCGGGAGATACGCGTTGCCTCTTTGGAAGGATACAACGCAGGCGACGAAATAAAGGTAGATATATTTCATAAGGGCGGCTTTGTAGATATAGTAGGCACTTCAAAAGGCAAGGGTTTTCAGGGAGGAATGAAGCGATGGAATTGGCACGGCAGCTGGGGCGGGCACGGCTCTATGCACCATAGGCGAGTAGGCTCCATAGGCGCGTCATCGTTTCCTTCGAGGGTGGTAAAAGGTCATCACATGCCCGGACATATGGGCAATGAGAGGGTGACAATCCAAAACTTAGAAGTAATAGAGGTAGATACTGATAAGAATTTACTCGTTGTAAAAGGTACTGTACCCGGGCACAATAATTCATTTTTGACTATCCGTCAGTCCAAGAAAAAGACCGGCACAGCTAAGTCAGGGCCGGCACAAGCAGCAGCGAAAGCCAAGAAGGAAACGAAAGCAAAGAAAGGCCCGGCGGCTCCAAAAGCAGCGCCGAAGAAGTAG
- the rplD gene encoding 50S ribosomal protein L4 produces the protein MSKLTIYNTKGKEVGSVTVDDTFVSKKVNKGVLYQVINLYQASLHRGTHKAKTRSEVRGSGRKLWRQKGTGRARIGSIRSPIWRGGGVVFGPKVRSYSYSVPQKAKRLALLEAVKSKIQDKDIVIFDKINIETPKTKEMLGIIKSLKLDKKCLMVQEKLDGNIKLASRNIANFSLAERRNMNALLVLRHNKLAMSEEAFSNLLKGNK, from the coding sequence ATGTCGAAGCTAACCATATATAATACAAAAGGTAAAGAAGTGGGGTCGGTAACCGTGGACGATACCTTTGTGTCAAAAAAGGTAAACAAAGGCGTATTATACCAGGTCATAAACCTTTATCAAGCCTCCTTGCACAGGGGTACGCACAAGGCAAAGACTCGAAGCGAAGTAAGAGGAAGCGGTAGAAAACTTTGGCGTCAAAAAGGCACGGGCCGCGCACGTATAGGCAGCATAAGAAGCCCCATTTGGAGAGGCGGCGGGGTAGTATTTGGGCCAAAAGTGCGAAGCTATTCCTATTCCGTTCCACAAAAAGCTAAGCGGTTAGCTCTTTTAGAGGCCGTGAAATCTAAAATACAGGATAAGGATATAGTAATTTTTGATAAGATTAACATTGAAACACCGAAGACCAAGGAGATGCTGGGAATAATAAAGTCACTCAAGCTGGACAAGAAATGTCTTATGGTACAGGAAAAGCTTGACGGAAATATAAAATTAGCATCGCGCAATATAGCCAATTTTTCATTGGCAGAGCGAAGAAATATGAATGCTCTTCTAGTGCTCAGGCATAATAAATTAGCTATGTCGGAAGAGGCCTTTTCAAATCTCCTCAAAGGAAATAAATAG
- the rplW gene encoding 50S ribosomal protein L23 has translation MKKPYEVLKSALQTEKGAMMRPQNKYLFWVDKNANKIEIKNAVESIYRVTVEKVNTEMARGKNKRVRYAMGKTPDWKKAIVQLKIGDKIDIA, from the coding sequence ATGAAGAAACCGTACGAGGTATTAAAATCCGCTCTTCAGACAGAAAAGGGCGCCATGATGAGGCCGCAGAACAAGTACCTTTTCTGGGTCGATAAAAACGCCAATAAAATAGAGATCAAAAATGCCGTTGAGTCGATCTACAGGGTGACGGTAGAAAAAGTAAACACCGAAATGGCCAGGGGCAAGAATAAGCGCGTCAGATATGCGATGGGAAAAACCCCGGACTGGAAAAAAGCAATAGTACAGCTTAAGATAGGCGACAAAATAGATATAGCTTAA
- the rplB gene encoding 50S ribosomal protein L2: MGIKTYKPTSPGIRFVTGFDFKELTKNARPEKSLLVPRKKTGGRNSSGRITSRHRGGGHKQMIRIIDFKRDKYNIPAKVTSIQYDPVRSARIALLQYTDGEKRYIISPLGLRVNDEIVSAPTAEIKIGNAMELRNIPPGIPIHNVELKKRKGGQIARSAGNSCLIMAKEGDYAHVKLPSGEIRLISLDCYGTIGQVSNVENDAISLGKAGRSRYLGIRPWSRGVAKNPHDHPMGGGEGKSSGGRHPTTPWGKITKGLKTRKRKLSDKYVLKRRK; encoded by the coding sequence ATGGGCATTAAGACGTATAAACCGACATCACCGGGAATAAGATTTGTCACGGGATTTGATTTTAAAGAGTTGACAAAAAATGCAAGGCCGGAAAAATCCCTGCTTGTCCCGCGCAAAAAGACGGGCGGCAGAAATTCTTCAGGCAGGATAACATCGCGCCATAGAGGCGGCGGCCATAAGCAGATGATAAGGATTATCGACTTTAAACGGGATAAATACAACATACCCGCAAAAGTCACCTCCATACAATATGACCCCGTACGAAGCGCCAGGATAGCGCTTTTGCAGTATACAGATGGAGAAAAGAGATATATCATAAGCCCGCTCGGGTTAAGGGTAAATGACGAGATAGTATCCGCCCCTACCGCGGAGATAAAAATAGGCAACGCCATGGAACTCAGGAATATTCCGCCCGGCATTCCTATACATAATGTAGAATTAAAAAAGAGGAAGGGCGGCCAGATCGCAAGATCGGCCGGCAATTCATGCCTCATAATGGCGAAGGAAGGCGATTATGCGCATGTGAAATTGCCGTCGGGCGAAATCAGGCTGATATCCCTTGATTGTTACGGCACAATCGGACAGGTGAGCAATGTCGAAAATGACGCTATAAGCTTGGGAAAGGCCGGCAGGTCCAGATACCTGGGCATAAGGCCGTGGTCCAGGGGAGTCGCTAAGAATCCCCACGATCATCCGATGGGCGGCGGTGAAGGGAAAAGCTCGGGTGGCAGGCATCCGACAACACCTTGGGGTAAGATTACAAAAGGACTTAAGACGCGAAAGCGTAAATTATCTGATAAGTATGTACTAAAAAGAAGGAAATAA
- the rpsS gene encoding 30S ribosomal protein S19 codes for MSRSTKKGPYVDQRLLEKVQNMLKSGSKKPIKTWARSSTITPDFVGLTLSIYNGRKFIPVFVTENMVGHKLGEFAHTRTFRKHSAHTEVSRELT; via the coding sequence ATGTCAAGATCTACAAAAAAAGGCCCGTATGTTGACCAGAGACTTTTAGAAAAAGTACAAAACATGCTGAAGTCGGGAAGCAAAAAACCGATCAAGACATGGGCGCGATCTTCTACCATCACGCCCGATTTTGTAGGGCTTACGCTTTCAATATATAACGGCAGAAAATTTATCCCCGTATTCGTGACCGAGAATATGGTCGGACATAAACTGGGCGAGTTTGCGCATACGAGGACGTTCAGAAAACACAGCGCCCATACAGAAGTATCGAGAGAATTAACATGA
- the rplV gene encoding 50S ribosomal protein L22 codes for MIAKAVTKYVRIPPRKAMLVTRPLKGLSVPRAYALLAGIKKKAARFINLTLRSAVANAHKKDQHLDESDLYISRITADGGPMLKRFRAGSMGRAFTIRKRTCHLTVQLDVKEKPNVGIPSDKKSAKSKAVQPKAARPKDVKPRPTKPATKRERR; via the coding sequence ATGATCGCAAAAGCTGTTACAAAATATGTTAGGATTCCCCCCAGGAAGGCAATGTTGGTTACGAGGCCCCTCAAGGGGTTATCAGTGCCCAGGGCATACGCGTTGCTCGCCGGCATAAAAAAGAAAGCGGCCCGTTTCATAAATTTGACATTGAGATCGGCTGTGGCCAATGCCCATAAAAAAGACCAGCATTTAGATGAATCGGATCTTTACATTTCGAGGATCACCGCTGACGGCGGGCCAATGCTGAAAAGGTTTAGAGCCGGCAGCATGGGCAGGGCGTTTACAATAAGGAAGCGTACGTGCCACCTGACCGTTCAGCTTGATGTCAAAGAGAAACCTAATGTAGGAATACCATCGGACAAAAAGTCCGCCAAGTCGAAAGCTGTACAGCCAAAAGCCGCAAGGCCCAAGGATGTAAAGCCGCGCCCGACTAAGCCAGCTACAAAGAGAGAACGGAGGTAA
- the rpsC gene encoding 30S ribosomal protein S3, translated as MGQKVHPHGFRLGYIRNWESMWFAKSKKDFGEFIEEDRNIRKYVKKSLSQAAVAKIEIFRASNKVRLNIWSARPGIIIGRKGAEIDRLRDELQELTGKQIFLDIKEVKSPSTNAQLISENIALQLVRRIPFRRAMKKAVTVAMDQGAQGIKIRCSGRLGGAEIARSESYMVGKVPLQTLRADIEYGFFEALTTYGLIGVKVWVCKGEKAPLYSEERKIRNGVDAKKS; from the coding sequence GTGGGACAGAAGGTTCATCCACATGGTTTTAGGTTAGGCTATATAAGAAATTGGGAATCTATGTGGTTCGCAAAATCCAAAAAAGATTTCGGCGAATTTATAGAAGAAGATCGAAATATAAGAAAATATGTCAAGAAGAGCCTCTCACAGGCAGCGGTTGCTAAGATAGAGATATTCCGCGCCAGCAATAAGGTCAGGCTGAATATATGGTCGGCACGCCCCGGCATCATCATAGGGAGAAAGGGTGCTGAGATAGACAGGCTGAGAGACGAACTTCAGGAATTGACAGGCAAGCAGATATTTTTAGATATAAAAGAAGTTAAAAGTCCTTCTACTAACGCCCAGCTAATATCGGAAAATATTGCGCTGCAGCTTGTAAGGAGGATACCGTTCAGGCGGGCGATGAAGAAAGCCGTTACAGTCGCGATGGATCAAGGCGCGCAGGGCATTAAAATAAGATGTTCCGGACGCCTCGGCGGAGCGGAAATTGCGAGAAGCGAAAGTTACATGGTGGGAAAGGTCCCCCTGCAGACCTTACGCGCTGATATAGAATATGGTTTTTTTGAGGCACTTACTACTTATGGTTTAATAGGCGTGAAGGTATGGGTATGCAAAGGCGAAAAGGCGCCTTTATATAGCGAGGAAAGGAAGATAAGAAATGGCGTTGATGCCAAAAAGAGTTAA
- the rplP gene encoding 50S ribosomal protein L16 has product MALMPKRVKFRKQQKGKRRGISYRGSSVSFGEFGLQALENAWMSDRQIEAARVALMKVTKRGGKTWVRIFPDKPITKKPAETRMGKGKGMPEKWVAVIKRGRILFELEGVPEELAKDALRLAAHKLPFRTRCVSRSRI; this is encoded by the coding sequence ATGGCGTTGATGCCAAAAAGAGTTAAATTTAGAAAACAACAAAAAGGAAAACGCCGCGGAATAAGTTATAGAGGCTCCTCTGTTTCCTTCGGCGAATTCGGACTTCAGGCGCTCGAAAATGCCTGGATGAGCGACAGGCAGATAGAGGCTGCCCGTGTCGCGCTCATGAAGGTAACGAAAAGAGGCGGGAAGACCTGGGTTAGGATATTTCCGGACAAGCCGATTACTAAAAAACCGGCGGAAACGAGGATGGGAAAAGGCAAGGGCATGCCCGAAAAATGGGTGGCAGTAATAAAAAGAGGCAGAATATTATTTGAACTTGAGGGAGTGCCCGAAGAACTCGCGAAAGACGCCCTAAGATTAGCGGCACATAAGCTTCCGTTCCGCACAAGATGCGTTTCAAGGAGCCGTATATAA
- the rpmC gene encoding 50S ribosomal protein L29, translating into MKAKINELRQLDANEMREKVDAMEKELYNLRYQASTSQVEKPHRIKEIRREIAVYKTLIREKELANAKR; encoded by the coding sequence ATGAAAGCTAAGATAAATGAACTAAGGCAATTGGACGCCAATGAGATGCGCGAGAAGGTGGATGCGATGGAAAAAGAACTATATAATCTAAGATATCAGGCCTCTACTTCGCAGGTTGAGAAGCCCCATAGAATAAAAGAGATACGAAGGGAAATAGCTGTATACAAAACCCTTATAAGAGAAAAGGAATTGGCAAATGCCAAACGATAA
- the rpsQ gene encoding 30S ribosomal protein S17 translates to MPNDNTQKRTLIKTGTVVGDKMQKTIIVRIDRVTHHPKYNKIMHKSVKVKAHDEKNAAKTGDTVKIMQVRPISKDKRWKLLEIINPSTR, encoded by the coding sequence ATGCCAAACGATAACACGCAAAAAAGGACTTTGATTAAAACCGGCACTGTGGTAGGCGATAAGATGCAAAAGACCATTATCGTACGTATAGACAGAGTGACTCATCATCCAAAATATAATAAGATTATGCATAAAAGCGTTAAAGTGAAAGCGCACGATGAAAAGAATGCTGCCAAGACAGGCGACACCGTAAAGATAATGCAGGTAAGGCCTATATCGAAAGATAAGCGGTGGAAGCTCTTGGAAATAATTAACCCTTCGACTCGATAA
- the rplN gene encoding 50S ribosomal protein L14, which translates to MIRMRTILDIADNTGAKRASCIGVLARGDKHHAGIGDIITANIKESTPDAVVKKGEVVKAVVVRTANKIRRADGSYLKFDNNAIVIIDLQRNPRGTRVFGPVARELRDKNFMKIVSLAPEVV; encoded by the coding sequence ATGATACGGATGCGTACAATACTGGACATAGCAGATAATACCGGCGCAAAAAGGGCTTCTTGTATAGGGGTGCTCGCCCGCGGCGACAAGCACCACGCCGGCATAGGAGATATCATAACGGCCAATATAAAGGAATCTACGCCGGATGCCGTTGTTAAAAAAGGCGAAGTGGTTAAAGCTGTGGTAGTCAGGACTGCGAATAAAATACGCAGAGCCGACGGGTCCTATCTTAAATTTGACAACAATGCGATAGTCATCATAGACCTGCAGAGAAACCCCCGCGGCACGCGGGTATTTGGGCCTGTGGCGAGAGAGTTGCGCGACAAGAATTTTATGAAGATAGTTTCGCTGGCGCCGGAGGTAGTGTAA
- the rplX gene encoding 50S ribosomal protein L24 — translation MISIRKNDTVKVLTGKDRGKTGRVLMVLPKKDRVLVEGANYVKKHARQTRQDQKGGIIQKEMPLHISNVMLMCKNCNKPTRPETQTALGGNDKTRICRKCKEIIS, via the coding sequence ATGATATCTATAAGAAAGAACGACACTGTAAAAGTCCTGACCGGTAAGGATAGAGGCAAGACCGGCAGGGTTCTAATGGTTTTACCGAAAAAAGACAGGGTCCTGGTGGAAGGGGCAAATTACGTAAAGAAGCATGCGCGGCAGACGCGGCAGGACCAAAAGGGCGGTATCATACAAAAGGAAATGCCGCTCCATATTTCAAATGTAATGCTTATGTGTAAGAACTGCAATAAGCCCACAAGGCCGGAGACACAGACCGCTCTTGGCGGCAACGACAAGACAAGAATATGCAGAAAGTGTAAGGAGATAATCAGTTAA
- the rplE gene encoding 50S ribosomal protein L5 — MARLKDRFDKEIAPRMKERFNYSNIWQVPQVKKVVINMGLGEAAHDNKVIEEAIVELGLITGQRPVITKAKKAIANFKIRKGSTVGCKVTLRKDKMYEFLDRLISIVIPRIKDFRGLSPDSFDGRGNYAFGLTEQIVFPEVDADKVTMVKGMDIIITTSAGTDDEAKELLALIGMPFRKTQG, encoded by the coding sequence ATGGCAAGGTTAAAGGATAGGTTTGACAAAGAGATAGCGCCCCGGATGAAAGAACGATTCAACTATTCTAACATCTGGCAGGTGCCGCAAGTTAAAAAAGTCGTGATAAACATGGGGCTCGGCGAAGCAGCTCATGACAACAAAGTCATAGAAGAGGCTATCGTAGAATTAGGTTTAATAACGGGCCAGCGGCCTGTTATAACCAAAGCCAAAAAGGCTATAGCGAACTTCAAGATCAGAAAAGGTTCAACAGTAGGATGTAAAGTCACCCTAAGAAAAGATAAGATGTACGAATTTCTAGATAGGCTTATTTCCATAGTTATACCCAGAATAAAAGACTTTCGCGGCCTTTCGCCCGATTCGTTTGACGGCCGCGGTAATTACGCCTTTGGGCTTACGGAACAGATCGTGTTTCCCGAAGTGGATGCCGACAAAGTCACCATGGTCAAAGGTATGGATATCATAATCACGACATCGGCCGGGACTGACGATGAAGCCAAAGAATTGTTGGCGCTCATTGGTATGCCATTTCGAAAAACACAAGGATAG
- a CDS encoding type Z 30S ribosomal protein S14 encodes MAKQCLIEKCKREPKFKVRKYHRCRLCGRRRGYMRRFELCRICFRELALRGEIPGIVKASW; translated from the coding sequence ATGGCAAAACAGTGCTTAATAGAAAAGTGTAAACGCGAACCTAAATTTAAGGTTAGAAAATACCACAGGTGCAGGCTCTGCGGCAGGAGAAGGGGATATATGCGGAGATTCGAATTATGCCGTATATGTTTCAGGGAACTTGCTCTTCGGGGCGAAATACCGGGCATAGTAAAAGCAAGCTGGTAG
- the rpsH gene encoding 30S ribosomal protein S8: MPVTDPIADMLTIIRNGSRSKKEKVDVKRSNLTEDILKIFKREGYISNFKPIEDKKQGVIRVYLRYNEDKSPVITEIKRISKPGLRVYVPNTNIPRVLSGFGIAVLSTSRGVMTNKDARREKIGGEVLCYAW; this comes from the coding sequence ATGCCAGTTACCGATCCAATAGCTGATATGTTGACGATTATCCGTAACGGTTCACGCTCAAAAAAGGAAAAGGTCGATGTCAAGCGCTCGAACCTTACAGAGGACATACTTAAAATATTCAAACGTGAAGGTTACATAAGCAATTTTAAACCCATAGAGGATAAAAAGCAGGGAGTAATAAGGGTTTACCTGAGGTACAACGAGGACAAATCACCCGTTATAACAGAAATAAAAAGGATTTCTAAACCTGGATTAAGGGTGTATGTCCCAAATACTAATATTCCAAGAGTACTTAGCGGATTCGGTATAGCCGTATTATCTACTTCGCGCGGAGTTATGACTAACAAAGATGCGCGAAGAGAAAAGATCGGCGGCGAAGTCCTCTGCTACGCTTGGTAA
- the rplF gene encoding 50S ribosomal protein L6 gives MARLGKKPIDIPGNVKVNIDKGVVLIEGPKGKLEHKIPSPIAVKVENNQVKVECPSDLKPDMSLHGLTRTLINNMIKGVVDGYQKELEIRGVGYKAQIVGRSLSVALGFSHLIEYPIPEGVIVETPKPTQIVIKGIDKVKVGKVAAELRAYYKPEPYKGKGIRYVNEFVKHKAGKTVA, from the coding sequence ATGGCGAGATTAGGAAAAAAACCGATAGATATCCCCGGTAATGTAAAAGTGAATATTGATAAGGGTGTTGTGCTCATCGAGGGTCCGAAAGGCAAATTAGAGCACAAGATCCCAAGTCCCATAGCCGTAAAGGTGGAAAATAATCAAGTGAAGGTGGAATGCCCGTCTGATTTAAAGCCGGACATGTCCCTGCACGGTTTGACGCGTACTCTTATCAATAACATGATAAAAGGGGTGGTTGACGGCTATCAGAAAGAGCTTGAAATAAGAGGCGTAGGTTATAAAGCACAGATAGTCGGAAGGAGCCTAAGCGTTGCTTTGGGATTTTCGCATCTAATAGAGTATCCCATACCTGAAGGGGTTATCGTAGAGACGCCCAAACCAACGCAGATAGTGATTAAAGGCATAGATAAAGTAAAGGTCGGCAAAGTCGCCGCCGAATTGCGCGCTTACTATAAGCCAGAGCCGTACAAAGGCAAAGGCATAAGGTATGTCAACGAATTTGTCAAGCACAAGGCCGGCAAGACTGTTGCGTAA
- the rplR gene encoding 50S ribosomal protein L18, whose protein sequence is MSNLKENARIKKHLRLRQKVAGNEERPRMAVHRSLANLYVQFVDDINQKTIYSVSTLDSKVKSQVKYGGNIKAAETLGTQAALIAKSKGISKVVFDRGGYLYHGRIKAFAEAARKNGLVF, encoded by the coding sequence ATGAGTAATCTAAAAGAGAACGCGCGTATAAAAAAGCATTTGAGATTGCGGCAAAAAGTGGCGGGCAATGAAGAGCGGCCGCGAATGGCCGTGCACAGGAGCCTCGCAAACTTATACGTTCAATTTGTAGATGATATAAACCAGAAGACCATCTATTCTGTTTCAACGCTAGATTCTAAGGTTAAAAGCCAGGTAAAATACGGCGGCAATATCAAGGCCGCGGAAACGCTGGGCACCCAGGCAGCGCTTATCGCAAAATCTAAAGGCATATCAAAAGTCGTATTTGACCGCGGCGGCTATTTATATCACGGCAGGATAAAAGCCTTTGCGGAAGCTGCGCGAAAAAACGGACTCGTATTTTAA
- the rpsE gene encoding 30S ribosomal protein S5: MDTRGVKAKKESALKQAGAAPQLEIIERVISINRVAKVVKGGRRFSFSALVAVGDGKGHAGYGFGKANEVSEAIKKALNHGKKNFITVPLRNTTIPHEIIGKYKAARVLLKPAGPGTGVIAGSAVRAICDSAGIKDILTKSLKSDNALNVVKAAIDGFSRLKTKPVKASE, from the coding sequence ATGGACACTAGGGGAGTTAAAGCAAAGAAAGAAAGCGCGCTGAAGCAAGCGGGAGCTGCTCCACAACTTGAAATTATAGAAAGAGTTATAAGCATCAACAGGGTCGCCAAAGTTGTAAAAGGCGGAAGGAGATTCTCCTTCAGTGCCCTTGTTGCCGTCGGAGATGGCAAGGGGCATGCCGGCTACGGTTTTGGCAAGGCAAACGAAGTCTCGGAGGCAATCAAGAAAGCGCTGAACCACGGGAAGAAAAATTTCATAACAGTACCTCTTCGGAATACTACTATTCCGCATGAAATAATAGGTAAATATAAAGCGGCGAGAGTGCTTTTAAAGCCGGCAGGGCCCGGTACGGGCGTAATAGCCGGAAGTGCGGTTAGAGCGATATGCGATTCGGCCGGCATAAAAGACATACTTACAAAATCGCTCAAATCCGACAATGCGCTCAATGTGGTAAAAGCCGCTATTGACGGTTTTTCAAGATTAAAGACGAAACCGGTGAAAGCATCCGAATAG
- the rplO gene encoding 50S ribosomal protein L15 has protein sequence MKLNEIGIPYGARRKKKRVGRGSGSGHGKTSTRGHKGLKARSGAGGKLRLSFEGGQMPLIRRVPKRGFNSPFKIVSQVINIEQLNHFKKDETVDLKKLRGSNLIKTLNKPVKILGDGEIKKALTVYAHSFSKSAIDKIVKAGGKAEILPVSAAGPKKSKAEKK, from the coding sequence ATGAAGTTAAATGAAATAGGCATACCTTACGGGGCGAGAAGAAAGAAGAAAAGAGTCGGACGCGGCTCGGGTTCCGGCCACGGCAAGACGAGTACGCGAGGCCACAAAGGCCTAAAAGCACGAAGCGGCGCGGGCGGAAAATTGAGATTGAGTTTTGAGGGAGGCCAGATGCCTCTGATACGCCGCGTACCCAAACGCGGCTTTAATAGCCCATTTAAAATAGTAAGCCAGGTTATAAATATCGAACAATTGAATCATTTCAAAAAAGATGAAACTGTCGACCTGAAAAAGCTGCGGGGATCAAACCTTATAAAGACATTGAATAAGCCCGTAAAGATTTTAGGGGACGGAGAGATTAAGAAGGCCTTAACGGTATACGCGCATTCTTTTTCAAAGAGCGCTATCGATAAGATAGTAAAAGCCGGCGGGAAAGCGGAGATTTTACCTGTAAGCGCCGCTGGGCCGAAGAAATCCAAAGCCGAGAAGAAATAA